A genomic segment from Flexistipes sp. encodes:
- a CDS encoding S1 family peptidase — translation MFRETFLRYRYGCLKLFAREGDSVVFMGSAFIVHNEGYLVTSAHLLYTQQNLLVITGASGDDFHHVSNEEHTPIPVNVVEIDHDRDLALLKIDTEIKIEMPDHLIGVPDNVHIGHYVSCVGYPFGFHHVFNQAIQSAIVSAKMKTKNGTNIFLFNSMIHLGTRGGQLIDVEEGRVIGVVAGQFDPFEAAPKFMREEDLPGSSFSYAISIEYVEDMLKEQGVEII, via the coding sequence ATGTTTAGGGAGACTTTTTTACGCTATAGATACGGCTGCCTGAAACTATTTGCCAGAGAGGGAGACAGCGTGGTTTTCATGGGTTCAGCCTTTATAGTTCACAATGAAGGTTACCTGGTAACCTCTGCACATCTGCTTTACACACAGCAGAATCTTCTTGTAATTACAGGTGCATCCGGGGATGATTTTCATCATGTGTCCAATGAGGAGCATACACCGATACCTGTTAATGTGGTTGAAATTGATCATGACAGAGATCTTGCCCTTTTGAAAATTGATACGGAGATAAAGATTGAAATGCCTGACCATCTTATCGGTGTACCGGATAATGTTCATATCGGTCACTATGTGTCATGTGTGGGCTACCCTTTTGGTTTTCATCATGTGTTTAACCAGGCTATTCAATCAGCAATTGTATCAGCAAAAATGAAAACAAAAAACGGAACGAATATTTTTCTGTTTAACTCGATGATACATTTAGGCACCAGAGGCGGACAGCTCATTGACGTTGAAGAAGGCCGGGTTATCGGTGTTGTGGCAGGACAGTTTGATCCATTTGAAGCAGCACCTAAATTCATGAGAGAAGAAGATTTGCCGGGGTCAAGTTTTTCCTATGCCATTTCTATTGAATACGTTGAAGATATGCTGAAAGAACAAGGGGTGGAGATTATTTGA